In Streptomyces nojiriensis, the sequence GACGGCCGCCGCGCTCGCGGGCGGCCCCGCGTCGCCGCTGCCGTGGCAGCCCGCGCACGAGGCGCCCGGCTGGTGGGAGCTGCTGCTGCGGCGCCACTTCCCGGCCGCGCGCGAGCTGCGGTGCGCGAGCTGGGACGAGGTGATCAGGCGGGCCGAGGAGACCGGACCGGACACCCAGGGAGTGGTGTGGGTGCGGCGCGTCATCGGCGGCACCGAGGTCGGCGGACACCTGCTGTACGTGCACAACAACGGCGGCCGGGTGGTGTTCCTGGACGGGATGACCGGCGGGCCGGCCCGGCTGGACCGGGTCGCCGTGCTGGAGCTGGTCTTCGCCCGCGTCGCGGGCCCGACCGGGCGGTGACGACGGGCCCCGGCAGGCGCGGGGACGGGGCACCGGTCGACTTTCGTCGTGCGGGGCGCGACGAAAGAGGGCGGCCGGGCCGGAGCGCGGGTGTCTAGGGTCGGGCGCGTGGATGTGATGGCGAAGACGCGGGCCGGCTGGGACTGGCTGAAGGGCCCGGAGCCGTGGACCCGGCGGATGCTGGCGGGGGACCTGGCGCTCGGCGGCGTACTGGCCATACTCGGACTGGGTGTCGAGGAGGTCGGCAACGCCTCCGGGCAGCGCATGATGCTCGGCGCCGTGGCCGCGGTGGTGCTGACGCTGCTGCGCCGCAGGCTGCCGGGGAGCACGCTCGTGATCGCCTCGGGCGTGGTCTCCTTCCTGCCCGGGGCCTTCTTCGTCCTGCCCCTCCTGGGCTGGTCGGCCGGGCGGCGGATCATCGGGGTGGGCCGGGCGCTGGCGGCCTTCACGCTGGCCTTCGTGGCGGCGATCGGCTGCGGCGTGGTGGACCAGTGGGCGCAGATGCAGCCACTGCTGGTGATCGTGTTCTCCACGCTGATGTTCCTGGCGACGACCGTGATGCCCGGTCTGGCCAGCCGGTACTGGTCGCAGCGCCGCACCCTGCTGCGCGCGCTCCAGGAGCGCAACGGCCAGCTGCTGCGCGAGCGGGCCATGGTCGCCGGGCAGGCGAGGCTGCGCGAGCGCCAGCGCATCGCCCAGGACATGCACGACAGCCTGGGCCACCAGCTGGCCCTGATCTCCGTGCACACCGGGGCGCTGGAGGTCGATCCGCAGCTCACCGATCGTCAGCGCGAGGCGGTGGGGGTGTTGCGGCAGGCCTCGGTGGCCGCGATGCACGAGCTGCGCGAGGTCGTCGGCATCCTGCGCGACGGGGTCGAGGCGCCCGCGCCGGCGGAGGAGGCCCAGCCCGCGGCGCGCGGGGTGGCCGGCATCGCCGGGGTCGTGGAGGCGGCGCGGGGCTCGGGCACCGACGTAAGGCTGACCACGTCGGGGCAGCCGAGGCCGCTGGTCGCGGCGTGCGACCACGCCGCGTACCGGATCGTGCAGGAGGCCCTCACGAACGCCTACAAGCACGCTCCGGGGGCGTCGATCACGGTGGAGCTGCGGTACGAGGACGACTCCCTGGTGGTGGAGATCGCCAACGGGCCGTCGGCCGGTCCGGCCGCCGACGAGGTGGTCTCGGGCGGGCAGGGCCTGACCGGGCTGCGCGAGCGGGCCCGGCTGGTCGGCGGGATGGTGCACGCGGGCCCCGCCGAGGGCGGCGGGTTCCGGGTGGCCGGGGTCCTCCCGTACGGGGCGGAGCCGGCCGGCGTGGACGTGGCCGACGACTTCGGGCAGCAGGCGCACGCGTACGCGCGCGGCCCGCTGCCGGGGCGCGGCGGCGAGCAGCCGATGGACTGGGAGGCGGTGGACCGGGAGCTGGCCGTGCGCGTGCCCAGCCGCTCCGGGGGCGTCGCGGTGGGCTGCGGGATCGCGTTCGCGGCGGTGGTGCTGCTGGTGATC encodes:
- a CDS encoding sensor histidine kinase — translated: MAKTRAGWDWLKGPEPWTRRMLAGDLALGGVLAILGLGVEEVGNASGQRMMLGAVAAVVLTLLRRRLPGSTLVIASGVVSFLPGAFFVLPLLGWSAGRRIIGVGRALAAFTLAFVAAIGCGVVDQWAQMQPLLVIVFSTLMFLATTVMPGLASRYWSQRRTLLRALQERNGQLLRERAMVAGQARLRERQRIAQDMHDSLGHQLALISVHTGALEVDPQLTDRQREAVGVLRQASVAAMHELREVVGILRDGVEAPAPAEEAQPAARGVAGIAGVVEAARGSGTDVRLTTSGQPRPLVAACDHAAYRIVQEALTNAYKHAPGASITVELRYEDDSLVVEIANGPSAGPAADEVVSGGQGLTGLRERARLVGGMVHAGPAEGGGFRVAGVLPYGAEPAGVDVADDFGQQAHAYARGPLPGRGGEQPMDWEAVDRELAVRVPSRSGGVAVGCGIAFAAVVLLVIVFGAGVVLLLDSASDAMIDRDEFDAVHVGESEQSVRDRLPTGENFMTAGAARKGPPRPAGSECLALLAENQPSAVGTDRIFRFCFKDGKLVEKQEYEVKQ